The Salinibaculum sp. SYNS191 genome has a window encoding:
- the aceB gene encoding malate synthase AceB: MERKHARKFVRTFFTSPTAVEGEDDSAKMMRSAAQLRGMQAPDVWVPDNEDATAPNMRDEGAQNIIDVISEHGEDFPAEIHPRIVWHRDSPDTRHQGFKHLMEIADPENGAIQHIDGFVIPEVGDIDDWKKADEFLTIVENEHDLGEGSLAMSVIVECGASELAMEELRTEIGRPSNNLERLFMLVNGEVDYTKSMRAITPTGELPPWPELRHNTSRAADAAGLIAVDGPYDDIRDVEGYRERMTDNQAKGQLGIWSLTPGQVVEANKSPLPPAAGYWLIDAAGDEVELDEEDGVWAYKGDRISVEESGDGYVLTVGTDETEVADDDELAQELLDLVSYVPSMNDIVDSMEEFEAAKEAGKGAIAMTQAATVRIGDVEVDISRDRMWDEATYQALQTPITLFQDVYDNRPDQHDDLAELYSEDVVERAMEVGN; encoded by the coding sequence ATGGAACGAAAACACGCCCGGAAGTTCGTTCGGACGTTCTTCACCTCGCCGACAGCCGTCGAGGGTGAAGACGACTCGGCCAAGATGATGCGAAGCGCGGCACAGCTCCGCGGGATGCAGGCACCCGACGTCTGGGTCCCGGACAACGAGGACGCCACCGCGCCGAACATGCGCGACGAGGGTGCCCAGAACATCATCGACGTCATCTCCGAGCACGGGGAAGACTTCCCCGCGGAGATTCACCCCCGCATCGTCTGGCACCGCGACAGCCCCGACACGCGCCACCAGGGCTTCAAGCACCTGATGGAGATCGCCGATCCCGAGAACGGGGCCATCCAGCACATCGACGGCTTCGTCATCCCCGAAGTCGGCGACATCGACGACTGGAAGAAGGCCGACGAGTTCCTGACCATCGTCGAGAACGAACACGACCTCGGCGAGGGCAGCCTCGCGATGTCCGTCATCGTCGAGTGCGGTGCCTCCGAACTCGCGATGGAGGAACTGCGCACCGAGATTGGACGCCCGTCGAACAACCTCGAACGGCTGTTCATGCTGGTCAACGGTGAGGTCGACTACACCAAGAGCATGCGCGCCATCACGCCCACGGGCGAACTGCCGCCGTGGCCCGAACTGCGCCACAACACCTCGCGCGCGGCCGACGCCGCCGGCCTCATCGCCGTCGACGGCCCGTACGACGACATCCGCGACGTCGAGGGCTACCGCGAGCGCATGACCGACAACCAGGCCAAAGGGCAACTCGGCATCTGGTCGCTCACGCCCGGCCAGGTCGTCGAGGCCAACAAGTCGCCCCTGCCCCCGGCAGCGGGCTACTGGCTCATCGACGCCGCCGGCGACGAAGTCGAACTCGACGAGGAGGACGGCGTCTGGGCCTACAAGGGCGACCGCATCTCCGTCGAGGAGAGCGGCGACGGCTACGTCCTGACGGTCGGCACCGACGAGACCGAGGTCGCCGACGACGACGAACTCGCGCAGGAACTGCTCGACCTGGTCTCCTACGTCCCGAGCATGAACGACATCGTCGACTCCATGGAGGAGTTCGAGGCCGCCAAGGAGGCCGGCAAGGGCGCTATCGCGATGACCCAGGCCGCGACGGTCCGCATCGGCGACGTCGAGGTCGACATCAGCCGCGACCGCATGTGGGACGAGGCCACCTACCAGGCCCTGCAGACCCCCATCACGCTGTTCCAGGACGTCTACGACAACCGTCCCGACCAGCACGACGACCTCGCCGAACTCTACAGCGAGGACGTCGTCGAGCGCGCGATGGAAGTCGGCAACTGA
- a CDS encoding cation diffusion facilitator family transporter encodes MASSKSVVIAALIANGAIAVLKFFGYLLTGSPAMLSETYHSISDTGNQVFLLIGIRYSGRAADERHPFGYGKSQFFYSFLVSVLLFGIAGWESAKHGYHEVQQALGGHGGGHGGAETVTYFGQTFPSVYVNYTVLVGAIVFETYALYKARAGMKKQIEENDWSGYREAFKKTADTTTLTAFTEDSIALAGAGIALFGIYLTRATGNEIYDAASALLIGIMLMGFAIALAWENKRLLIGESLPREDETDLRALVAEVEGVTDVIDFRTVYFGPESLLVTADVDFETGMVGREIDDVIDEIERTLKAADDEVKSVFVEVEKDDVQSVDGGA; translated from the coding sequence ATGGCAAGCAGCAAGTCCGTGGTCATCGCGGCCCTCATCGCGAACGGAGCGATTGCCGTCCTGAAGTTCTTCGGCTACCTCCTGACCGGCAGCCCGGCGATGCTCTCCGAAACCTACCACTCCATCTCGGACACCGGCAACCAGGTGTTCCTGCTCATCGGCATCCGCTACAGCGGTCGGGCGGCCGACGAGCGCCACCCCTTCGGGTACGGCAAGTCACAGTTCTTCTACAGCTTTCTCGTCAGCGTCCTGCTCTTTGGCATCGCGGGCTGGGAGTCCGCCAAGCACGGCTACCACGAGGTCCAGCAGGCGCTCGGCGGCCACGGCGGCGGCCACGGCGGCGCGGAGACGGTCACGTACTTCGGCCAGACGTTCCCCTCGGTGTACGTCAACTACACCGTCCTCGTCGGGGCCATCGTCTTCGAAACCTACGCGCTCTACAAGGCCCGCGCCGGGATGAAAAAGCAGATCGAGGAGAACGACTGGAGCGGCTACCGCGAGGCCTTCAAGAAGACCGCCGACACGACGACGCTGACGGCGTTCACCGAGGACTCCATCGCGCTCGCCGGTGCCGGCATCGCCCTCTTTGGCATCTACCTCACGCGCGCGACGGGCAACGAGATATACGACGCCGCCTCCGCGCTGCTCATCGGCATCATGCTCATGGGCTTCGCCATCGCGCTCGCCTGGGAGAACAAGCGCCTGCTCATCGGCGAGAGCCTGCCCAGGGAGGACGAGACGGACCTGCGCGCGCTCGTCGCCGAGGTCGAGGGCGTCACCGACGTCATCGACTTCCGGACGGTCTACTTCGGCCCCGAGAGCCTGCTGGTGACCGCCGACGTCGACTTCGAGACGGGGATGGTCGGCCGGGAGATAGACGACGTCATCGACGAGATAGAGCGGACGCTGAAGGCGGCCGACGACGAGGTGAAGTCGGTGTTCGTCGAGGTCGAGAAGGACGACGTGCAGTCGGTCGACGGCGGGGCCTGA
- the aceA gene encoding isocitrate lyase, with protein MTQDDDGIDEVASRVKSTDPYIRDVENDAARELRDMLNNQDYVFAPGTYHALDARLAEMAGLDAVYMSGYSTVLGQFGFPDLEMVDMREMVENAKRQVEATNLPIIADCDTGYGGIHNVRRAVREYEKVGVAAVHIEDQTTPKRCGHIAGKQIVSREDAVARFSAAVDAKQDEDTIIIARTDAYGSANGDWEEHLERGRLYADAGVDLVWPEMPDPSREDAVEYAETIHETHPDLKLAFNYSSSFAWSEEEDPLTFQELGDLGYKYQFITLYALHSGAHAVYEDMVNIAENAEEAQFDLEDRYLGHPTESHHELSFVPRFQEIEAEFDPEAAERQEKSAGFTEEGDTVLTSESNDD; from the coding sequence ATGACACAAGACGACGACGGAATCGACGAAGTTGCGAGCCGAGTCAAGAGCACCGACCCGTACATCCGCGACGTGGAAAACGACGCGGCCCGCGAACTGCGGGACATGCTGAACAACCAGGACTACGTCTTCGCGCCGGGTACCTACCACGCGCTGGACGCCCGCCTGGCCGAGATGGCCGGTCTGGACGCCGTCTACATGTCCGGCTACTCCACGGTGCTGGGCCAGTTCGGCTTCCCGGACCTCGAGATGGTCGACATGCGCGAGATGGTCGAGAACGCCAAGCGCCAGGTCGAGGCCACGAACCTGCCCATCATCGCGGACTGTGACACCGGCTACGGCGGCATCCACAACGTCCGCCGCGCCGTCCGCGAGTACGAGAAGGTCGGCGTCGCCGCGGTCCACATCGAGGACCAGACGACGCCCAAGCGCTGCGGCCACATCGCCGGCAAGCAGATCGTCTCGCGAGAGGACGCCGTCGCCCGCTTCAGCGCGGCCGTCGACGCCAAGCAGGACGAGGACACCATCATCATCGCCCGGACGGACGCCTACGGCTCCGCCAACGGCGACTGGGAGGAACACCTCGAACGCGGTCGGCTCTACGCCGACGCCGGCGTCGACCTGGTCTGGCCCGAGATGCCCGACCCGTCCCGTGAGGACGCCGTCGAGTACGCCGAGACCATCCACGAGACCCACCCCGACCTGAAGCTGGCCTTCAACTACTCCAGCTCCTTCGCCTGGAGCGAGGAGGAGGACCCGCTCACGTTCCAGGAACTGGGCGACCTCGGCTACAAGTACCAGTTCATCACGCTGTACGCCCTGCACTCGGGTGCTCACGCCGTCTACGAGGACATGGTCAACATCGCCGAGAACGCCGAGGAGGCGCAGTTCGACCTCGAAGACCGCTACCTGGGCCACCCGACCGAGAGCCACCACGAGCTCTCGTTCGTCCCGCGCTTCCAGGAGATCGAGGCCGAATTCGACCCCGAGGCCGCCGAGCGCCAGGAGAAGTCCGCAGGGTTCACCGAAGAGGGCGACACCGTCCTCACCAGCGAATCCAACGACGACTGA
- a CDS encoding fumarylacetoacetate hydrolase family protein: MKLARIRTDDGVQTGEYDDGTVTTDAGTYEVGADADLLAPCEPGTFYCVGRNFAEKIDQMDYDVPDIPDWFIKPAVSLHHPDEPIVHPEWTEELTYAGELAAVVDEECTDLDGEDEVREVLRGWTILNDLDALDQERRTARKAFDGSGPLGPVIETDLDPRGIDMETHISGEKRQDATTDWMIFDPYETIAFLSERYTFRPGDVISFGSPANPGLLEPGDDIEIWYEGIGTLRNTVVAPDE; encoded by the coding sequence ATGAAACTGGCACGCATCCGGACCGACGACGGCGTCCAGACCGGCGAGTACGACGACGGCACGGTTACGACCGACGCGGGGACCTACGAGGTCGGCGCGGACGCGGACCTGCTCGCGCCCTGCGAACCGGGTACCTTCTACTGCGTCGGGCGCAACTTCGCGGAGAAAATCGACCAGATGGACTACGACGTCCCGGACATCCCGGACTGGTTCATCAAGCCCGCCGTCTCGCTGCACCACCCCGACGAGCCCATCGTCCACCCCGAGTGGACCGAAGAACTCACTTACGCCGGCGAACTCGCCGCGGTCGTCGACGAGGAGTGCACCGACCTGGACGGCGAGGACGAGGTCCGGGAGGTCCTGCGCGGGTGGACCATCCTGAACGACCTGGACGCGCTCGACCAGGAGCGGCGCACCGCCCGGAAGGCCTTCGACGGGTCGGGGCCACTCGGCCCGGTCATCGAGACGGACCTCGACCCCCGCGGCATCGACATGGAGACGCACATCTCCGGGGAGAAACGCCAGGACGCGACGACGGACTGGATGATTTTCGACCCCTACGAGACGATCGCCTTCCTCTCCGAGCGGTACACCTTCAGGCCGGGCGACGTGATTTCCTTCGGCAGCCCCGCGAATCCGGGCCTGCTGGAACCCGGCGACGACATCGAAATCTGGTACGAGGGTATCGGGACCCTGCGCAACACCGTCGTCGCACCCGACGAGTGA